The following nucleotide sequence is from Streptomyces bathyalis.
GCAGCGCTCCAGGGCCTCGAGCCGCACCGCGAACTCGCCGAGCCGGTCGCGTTCGCCCGCCAGCAGCTGCTGCAACTGCTGGTTCTTGCGGTGCAGTTCGAGGAAGACGGACACCTTCGAGCGCAGCATCCACGGATCGAACGGCTTGGTGAGGTAGTCGGCCGCTCCCGTCGCGTACCCACGGAAGGCGTAGCCGGCCTCGGCGGCCGCGTCGGCTCCGGTCAGGAAGATGATCGGCACGTCCCGGGTCTGGTCCAGACGCTTGATGTGGCCCGCGGTCTCGAAGCCGTCCATGCCCGGCATCAGCACGTCCAGCAGGATGACGGCGAACTCCTGGCGCAGCAGCGCCTTCATCGCCTCCTCGCCGGACGTCGCCCGCACCAGCGGCACCTCCAGCGTGCCCAGCACCGCTTCCAGCGCGACGAGATTGTCCTCGCGGTCGTCGACCAGGAGGACGCCCGCCTCCTCGGAGCCGCCTCTGTACGAGGAGTGCGGTATGCGGGTGTGGAGTTCGGGTGTCATCGCGGCCTCGGTGAGGAGTGTCGGTCGAGCAGGGAGAGCAGCGTGCCGAGTAACGCTTCGACGGCCACCGGCTTGGGCACATATGCGGAGGCTCCCGCGGAGAGCGACTGCTCCCCGTCCCCGGGCATGGCCTGTGCGGTGAGCGCGACGACGGGCAGCGCCTCGAAGCGCGGGTCGGCACGGAGGTTACGGATGGCTTCGTAACCATCCATCTTCGGCATCATGATGTCCATGAGCACGACATCGACGGATGGTCCGCCCTCCAGAGTGGTCAGCGCCTCGGATCCGTTCTCCGCGTAGCGGACGGACATCCCGACCCTGCCCAGGAGATGGGTCAGCGCGTAGACGTTGCGGATGTCGTCGTCCACGATCAGCACGCGTTTGTCCCGCAGCACGCGCGCGGCGTGCCCGCTCTGCCAGGCCGTGAGACCGGACTCCGGCGCCTGCGCCACCGATTGGACGCTCTCCGTACGGGCGCGGTCGGCAGGGGAGCCGCCACCGCTGCCGGTCGAGCAGCCGTTGCTGCGGGGCGGCGGCAGCTGGGCGGGCACGACCGCGGCCGGCGGTTCGGCTGCCTGCGGTGCGCCACCGGCGGGCGCGGCCGGGGACGAGGCGGGTACGTACAGCGTGAAGGTGCTGCCCGCGCCCGGCGTGCTCTCCACCGAGATGCGCCCGCCGAGCAGCTCCGCCAGCTCCCGGCTGATGGCGAGGCCCAGCCCGGTGCCGCCGTAGGTGCGGTGGGAGGAGCCGTCGCCCTGCTGGAACGCCTCGAAGATGCGCGGCAGTTGCTCCGGCTCGATGCCGATGCCGGTATCCCTGACCCTGAACGCGATCAGCGGTTCGCCGTCGTTGCCGCGCTCCGCCGCGGGCTCCGCGTGCAGTTCGACGCTGCCGTCGGCGGTGAACTTCATCGCGTTGGACAGCAGATTGCGCAGCACCTGCTGCAACCGCCGTTCGTCGACGTGGAGTTCGCCGGGCGCGTCGTCCGCGGACGTGACCGAGAACCGCAGACCGCGGTCGTGCGCGATCGGACGGAAGGTGTCCTCGACGTACGTGAGCAGCTTGGTCAGCGTCAGATTGTGCGGACGGGCCTCCATCCGGCCGGACTCGATCTTGGCGAGGTCCAGCACATCGTTGATCAGCGAGAGCAGGTCCGTGCCCGAGCGGTGGATGGTCTGCGCGAAGCGGACCTCCTCTTCCGAGAGCCGCGCCCCCTCGTTGTCCGCGAGCAGCCTGGACAGGACCAGCAGCGAGTTGAGGGGAGTGCGCAGCTCGTGCGACATGTTCGCGAGGAACTGCGTCTTGTACTGGGAGGACGCGGCCAGCAGCGCGGCCTTCTCGGAGAGTGCGGTGTTCGCCCTGATGGTGTGCAGGGCGACGCCCATGGTGTGGACGAACTGGTCGAAGAAGGCCAGGTGGATGTCGCTGAACGTGCTGAACGAGGCGAGTTCCAGCACGCCCAGCAGGGTGTCCTCGTACAGCACCGGAAGGATCACCACGCACGCCGGCCGCGCCTCGCCGAGGCCGGAGCCGATGGGCAGGTAGTCCGGCGGAAGGTCGGTCAGCAGCAGCCGCCGCTTCTCCGCCGCGACCTGGGCGATCAGGCTGTGCCCGTGGACGCCGCCGCGCGGGCGTGCGCCGGGCGAGTAGGCGGCGGTGCCGTAACCGGCGACGTACGACAGCTCCCCGTCGCCAGGGGGAGCGCCCTCCTCGGGATTCCCGGCGAGGAAGAACGCGCCGAACTGGGCGCCCACCAGCGGCGGCAGCTCCCGCATGATCGGCTCGGCGATCTCGCGGATGTCCCGGCGTCCCTGCATGAGGGAGGCGAGACGGGTGAGGTTGGACTCCAGCCACTCCTTGGCCTGTGTGGTCTCACGCAGGTCGGAGACCATCCTGTTGACGGCCTCGGCCGCGTCCCGCCAGCTGCCGGACAGTCCGCTGACGGTGGTGTGCGCGGTGACCGGGCCGCCGTGCTTGCCGCCCGGTCCGCGGCCTGTGCCCTCGCCGTCCTCGTCGAGCGCGGCACGCGTCACCTCGTCCGTGAAGAGGGCGAGTTGATCGGTCATGCGGTTCACCGTGCGTCCCAGGCGGCGCAGTTCGCCACGCAGGGCCCTGCCGTCCTCGTGCAGGTCGACCCGGCGCGAGAGATCGCCGTCGGCGACTGCCGCAAGTACACGGGTGGCCTCCGCCGTCGAGCCGAGGAGCGTCTCCAGCAAGGTGTTGGCCGCGTGTACGGAGTCCGTCCACATGCCCTGGCCGGGACTTGCCGTAAGGCGCTCGTCGACACGGCCGCGCCGCACCACGTTCGCGCGCACCCGCGTCAGCTCGCCCGCGAGGTGTTCGGCGCGCGTCGCGAGCTGGTTGACCGTATCGGCGAGTTCGGTGTGGACGCCGGGGACGGCGTCCGCGGCCACCTGGACCCTCGCGGTGAAGTCCCCGTCGCGCAGCGCGCGCAGAGCGCGGAGCACGGGGTGCAGTCCCGCACCCGCGTTCGAAGAGTCCTCCGGAAGTCCGGACACTTCACCACTCATTGCAGTGCCGCCCCATCGGTTTCGTCACCCGACGCATATGGATCAGCTCAGTCTGTCACCCTTGCGATAATGCCGTGGGGAGTAACCGTTAGAAGTGGTGGGGGCAGACACAGTGGGGACGTCGTTGACGCGGTGGGGGGAAGCGGACGAGGCGGGGCAGAGGGCACGGCACGACGCCGGCCCGCCACCCGGGGCGCCAGGATCCGCGCTGGTGAGGGCGTCGTTGGCGGGCAACGCGCGAGCGCCTGCCGCGGCTCGCGCCTACGTGCGTGACGCGCTGCGCGGCTGGAAAGTGCCGGACGGCACCGCGGAGGACGTGACGCTGCTGGTCAGCGAGCTGGTGACGAACGCGGTCGTGCACGCGGGCACCTCGGTGCGCCTGGAGTGCCGGCACGAGGGCGGCACGCTCTCCGTCGAGGTCGCCGACAGCCACCCGACGCGTGCGGTGGAGACCCGGGCCGCGAGCGAGGATGCCGACGGCACACGCGAGGGCCACCAGGGCCACGGCCTGCGGCTGCTGTCAGCTCTGGCCGGCGAGTGGGGCGTCACGTACAGGCGGGACGGCAAGACGGTCTGGTTCCGGCTGCCGTGCGGTCCCGCGGCGGCGTCCGGCCCGTCGGTTCCGGCACAGGCTTCCGCGGCCGCGGACGAGTCCGGTGAGCCTTCAGCAGGCAGCCTGACCGGGAGCCTCGCGCCCGCCCCGCAGCGATCCACGGCCGTGCGCCGCCACGACCCCGACTGGATCGACCACGGCATCCTCTCCTTCCTCGCGGAGGCATCCGACCTCCTCGCGGGCCAGACCGACGAGGACCGGGTCGCCTCGCTGGCATGCCAGTTGCTGGTGCCCCGCTTCGCCGACTGGTGCGGCGTCTGGCTCACCGATCCCGACGCCCCGAACCCGCTCCGGCTCTCGCGCGTGTGGCACACGCAGGAGGAGCGGATGGACGAGCTGCGCAGCGAGTTGAAGAAGACGCCGCCCGTGCTCGGAGGGCGCGCGCCCTCCGGGCGTGCCGTCCCGTGGACATGGCCCGGCAAGGAGGCCGCGTACGGGCCCGGCGGCGCCGCGGTCGGCTGCAGGCTCGTCGTCGGCGGACGGACCGTGGGCACGCTCGTCATCGGGCGTGCCGGTCTGCACCGCATCCCCGGCGAAGTCGTCGGCATCGTCGAGGACTTCGCCCGCCGCGTTGCCCAGGCGGTGCTCTCGGCACGCCGCTACACGCGTCAGGCCACCATCAGCCGCGTCCTCCAGCGCGGGCTGCTGCCCTCCGGCGACGTGGCCGTACCGGGCGTGGAGACCGCCGTCGTCTACGAACCGGCAGGAGAGGGCTCCTGGGCCGGCGGCGACTTCTACGACTTCTTCGAAGGCACCGACGGGCGCTGGAGGTTCGCGCTCGGCGACGTGTGCGGCAACGGCCCCGAGGCGGCCGTCGTCACCGGTCTCGCGCGTCCCGTGCTGCGGCTGCTGGCCCGCGAGGGCTACGGCGTTCCCGAGGTCATGGACCGCCTCAACCGCGAGGTGGGAGAGCAGACCCGCTTCCTGTCCCTGATCTACGGGGAGTTGACGCCGCGGTCCGCAGCCGAGGGCGGCGGGACCCTGTGCACGCTGGTCTGCGCCGGCCACCCCCTGCCGCTGGTGCGTGACGTCTCCGGGAAGGTGCGTCCCGCCGCCGAGCCCCAACTCCTCCTCGGTGTCGAGGAGGACGTCTCGTACGAGAGCCAGAGCGTCGTTCTGGAGCCGGGCGAGACGCTGCTGTGCGTCACGGACGGAGTCACCGAACGCCGTTCCGGCCAATGGCAGTTCGACGACGACGACGGACTGGCGGCGGTACTCGCCGAGTGCAGCGGCCTCGACGCCGCGCAGACGGCGGAGAAGGTGCGCCGCGCGGTGCACGCCTTCGGCGACGGCGCGGCGGCGGACGACCTCGCCCTGCTGGTGCTCCAGGCGCGCGGGGACGGCTGAGCGTCGTACCGCACGACGGTCTGAGTGCCCTCGCCCGGTGTTTCATGTCCGGTTCCCGCGCGCAGTCGGCCGGTGCTGTCCGGTCCTCGTGCGGGACGGTCGCCCTCGGCCGGCTTCGCCGGGGGTGCCCCCGGTTGCGGCGCTGGGGGCGGGCTGTGTGACGGCGGCCGGGACCTTCACGTGCGGTTGAGTGGCCCCTGCTGGTAGGCCGGTTTCCGATCACCGCGCGGATCCTGCATCGCTGGGGCTATGTTGCTAGCATCCTAACCATGGCTGCCGAGAAGCAGGTGAAGCAGTTCAACGTGTACCTGCCCGTCGACCTCATCCGTGAGGTCAAGCATCACGCCGTCGACACGGAGCGGTCACTCTCCGCGATAGTCGAGACGGCCCTGACCGAGTACCTCCAGCGCGCCGGTAAGGAGAGCAGGCATGACTGACGGCATCGAGGGGTTCCTCGTCGAGACCCGCAACTACGGTGCGACCGCCGCGTTCTGGAAGTCGCTCGGCTTCGAGAGCGTGCTGGAGACCGACCACGGCTCCGGACACTGGTCCCATCCGGGCGGCGGGCCCTACGTGTTCATCGTCGAACAGCACGAACGCGAGCTCACCACCCACCCCGTGCTCAAGGTGGCCGACGCCGAGGCATTCGCGCCCGCCCGCACACCGGAGTTCGCCCAGCCGTTCACGCCCACGCACTGGGGTACGCGGCAGGCGCTGGTCCGCGACCCCGACGGGCGGATCGTCGCTCTCGAAGCCCCGCTCCCGGACGGCGACCCCGGCGACCACGGCAACAACCACGGCAGGC
It contains:
- a CDS encoding ribbon-helix-helix protein, CopG family; this encodes MAAEKQVKQFNVYLPVDLIREVKHHAVDTERSLSAIVETALTEYLQRAGKESRHD
- a CDS encoding response regulator, which produces MTPELHTRIPHSSYRGGSEEAGVLLVDDREDNLVALEAVLGTLEVPLVRATSGEEAMKALLRQEFAVILLDVLMPGMDGFETAGHIKRLDQTRDVPIIFLTGADAAAEAGYAFRGYATGAADYLTKPFDPWMLRSKVSVFLELHRKNQQLQQLLAGERDRLGEFAVRLEALERCLDPGGANAAGSTETAESGETGNSPAVPDVPELARRIGELADALHQMRSDLP
- a CDS encoding ATP-binding protein, coding for MSGLPEDSSNAGAGLHPVLRALRALRDGDFTARVQVAADAVPGVHTELADTVNQLATRAEHLAGELTRVRANVVRRGRVDERLTASPGQGMWTDSVHAANTLLETLLGSTAEATRVLAAVADGDLSRRVDLHEDGRALRGELRRLGRTVNRMTDQLALFTDEVTRAALDEDGEGTGRGPGGKHGGPVTAHTTVSGLSGSWRDAAEAVNRMVSDLRETTQAKEWLESNLTRLASLMQGRRDIREIAEPIMRELPPLVGAQFGAFFLAGNPEEGAPPGDGELSYVAGYGTAAYSPGARPRGGVHGHSLIAQVAAEKRRLLLTDLPPDYLPIGSGLGEARPACVVILPVLYEDTLLGVLELASFSTFSDIHLAFFDQFVHTMGVALHTIRANTALSEKAALLAASSQYKTQFLANMSHELRTPLNSLLVLSRLLADNEGARLSEEEVRFAQTIHRSGTDLLSLINDVLDLAKIESGRMEARPHNLTLTKLLTYVEDTFRPIAHDRGLRFSVTSADDAPGELHVDERRLQQVLRNLLSNAMKFTADGSVELHAEPAAERGNDGEPLIAFRVRDTGIGIEPEQLPRIFEAFQQGDGSSHRTYGGTGLGLAISRELAELLGGRISVESTPGAGSTFTLYVPASSPAAPAGGAPQAAEPPAAVVPAQLPPPRSNGCSTGSGGGSPADRARTESVQSVAQAPESGLTAWQSGHAARVLRDKRVLIVDDDIRNVYALTHLLGRVGMSVRYAENGSEALTTLEGGPSVDVVLMDIMMPKMDGYEAIRNLRADPRFEALPVVALTAQAMPGDGEQSLSAGASAYVPKPVAVEALLGTLLSLLDRHSSPRPR
- a CDS encoding ATP-binding SpoIIE family protein phosphatase, which encodes MVRASLAGNARAPAAARAYVRDALRGWKVPDGTAEDVTLLVSELVTNAVVHAGTSVRLECRHEGGTLSVEVADSHPTRAVETRAASEDADGTREGHQGHGLRLLSALAGEWGVTYRRDGKTVWFRLPCGPAAASGPSVPAQASAAADESGEPSAGSLTGSLAPAPQRSTAVRRHDPDWIDHGILSFLAEASDLLAGQTDEDRVASLACQLLVPRFADWCGVWLTDPDAPNPLRLSRVWHTQEERMDELRSELKKTPPVLGGRAPSGRAVPWTWPGKEAAYGPGGAAVGCRLVVGGRTVGTLVIGRAGLHRIPGEVVGIVEDFARRVAQAVLSARRYTRQATISRVLQRGLLPSGDVAVPGVETAVVYEPAGEGSWAGGDFYDFFEGTDGRWRFALGDVCGNGPEAAVVTGLARPVLRLLAREGYGVPEVMDRLNREVGEQTRFLSLIYGELTPRSAAEGGGTLCTLVCAGHPLPLVRDVSGKVRPAAEPQLLLGVEEDVSYESQSVVLEPGETLLCVTDGVTERRSGQWQFDDDDGLAAVLAECSGLDAAQTAEKVRRAVHAFGDGAAADDLALLVLQARGDG
- a CDS encoding VOC family protein; its protein translation is MTDGIEGFLVETRNYGATAAFWKSLGFESVLETDHGSGHWSHPGGGPYVFIVEQHERELTTHPVLKVADAEAFAPARTPEFAQPFTPTHWGTRQALVRDPDGRIVALEAPLPDGDPGDHGNNHGRHGRHGTEGPHRG